A part of Brachybacterium faecium DSM 4810 genomic DNA contains:
- a CDS encoding predicted dehydrogenase (PFAM: Oxidoreductase family, C-terminal alpha/beta domain; Oxidoreductase family, NAD-binding Rossmann fold) codes for MSATPATPDAPAAPVPVVVVGAGGMGRAWIGTVLGNDAARLVGVADLLDGAAERAVAETVPESERAGIATGTDMLEVARRAGAEAIIDVTIPAAHHTVTADALHAGYPVLGEKPCAATLAEAVSLAGHAETTGQLFMVSQSRRNNPHLHEARRLADELGGAGIVDTRFLKAPRFGGFREEMDQPLIVDMAIHAFDAGRVLVEGAPVSVTATSYNPSWSWYAGDAAATVTITYDSGAVHTFSGSWCSPGAETSWNGEWRLSCEHGSVLWDGESPPTAHPAEGPERAGRTPGSEDRWELDASLATFCAALRGGQAPESEVHANVWTQAIVEAAVRSAGTGARVQLADLLDGALAGARALDRADGRSGALEAWKTGASGLTTG; via the coding sequence ATGAGCGCCACCCCGGCCACCCCCGACGCGCCCGCGGCGCCGGTGCCGGTGGTCGTCGTCGGCGCCGGCGGGATGGGCAGGGCCTGGATCGGCACCGTGCTCGGCAACGACGCGGCCCGCCTCGTCGGCGTCGCCGACCTGCTCGACGGCGCGGCCGAGCGCGCCGTCGCGGAGACGGTCCCGGAGAGCGAGCGCGCCGGGATCGCCACCGGCACCGACATGCTCGAGGTCGCCCGCCGCGCCGGCGCCGAGGCGATCATCGACGTGACCATCCCCGCCGCCCACCACACCGTCACCGCCGATGCCCTCCACGCCGGCTACCCGGTGCTCGGCGAGAAGCCCTGCGCCGCGACACTCGCCGAGGCCGTCTCCCTGGCCGGTCACGCCGAGACCACCGGGCAGCTGTTCATGGTCTCCCAGTCCCGCCGCAACAACCCCCACCTGCACGAGGCGCGACGGCTGGCCGACGAGCTCGGCGGCGCCGGGATCGTGGACACCCGCTTCCTCAAAGCGCCCCGCTTCGGCGGTTTCCGCGAGGAGATGGACCAGCCCCTGATCGTCGACATGGCGATCCATGCCTTCGACGCCGGCCGGGTGCTCGTCGAGGGCGCGCCCGTCTCCGTCACCGCCACCTCCTACAACCCCTCCTGGAGCTGGTACGCCGGGGATGCCGCCGCGACCGTGACGATCACCTACGACTCGGGGGCGGTGCACACCTTCTCCGGCTCCTGGTGCTCGCCGGGAGCGGAGACCAGCTGGAACGGCGAGTGGCGGCTCAGCTGCGAGCACGGCAGCGTGCTCTGGGACGGCGAGAGCCCGCCCACCGCGCACCCCGCTGAGGGCCCGGAGCGCGCCGGCCGCACGCCCGGCTCCGAGGACCGCTGGGAGCTCGACGCCTCCCTCGCGACATTCTGCGCCGCGCTGCGCGGCGGCCAGGCCCCGGAGTCCGAGGTGCACGCGAACGTGTGGACCCAGGCGATCGTCGAGGCCGCCGTGCGCTCGGCCGGGACCGGTGCGAGGGTGCAGCTCGCGGATCTGCTCGACGGGGCCCTTGCCGGAGCCCGTGCGCTGGACCGCGCCGACGGCCGCAGCGGAGCTCTCGAGGCATGGAAGACTGGAGCCTCCGGACTCACCACGGGGTGA
- a CDS encoding trehalose utilization protein (PFAM: Protein of unknown function (DUF1037)) — translation MTTPTAPLRVTVWGENRHEQRDQRVREHYPEGMHAAIRDGIVEHLGEGVSTRIALLDDPEHGLSEEVLARTDVLTWWGHMAHEEVSDEVAERVQKHVLAGMGLVVLHSGHWSKPFTRLMGTTCTLRWRNEADRELVWTVNPSHPIAEGVPHPIIIDEQEMYGEHFDIPVPDELVFVSSFSGGEVFRSGCTFRRGKGKIFYFSPGDQDYPVYQHTDVRRVIANGVQWARPAVADRQVPFLDRYETEWFTTGASGQGVGDAAAAGKGE, via the coding sequence ATGACGACTCCCACCGCACCCCTGCGCGTCACCGTCTGGGGCGAGAACCGCCACGAGCAGCGCGACCAGCGCGTGCGCGAGCACTACCCCGAGGGCATGCACGCCGCGATCCGCGACGGCATCGTCGAGCATCTCGGCGAGGGCGTCAGCACCCGCATCGCCCTGCTCGACGACCCCGAGCACGGCCTCAGCGAGGAGGTGCTGGCCCGCACCGACGTGCTCACCTGGTGGGGGCACATGGCGCACGAGGAGGTCTCCGACGAGGTCGCCGAGCGCGTGCAGAAGCACGTCCTGGCCGGCATGGGCCTGGTGGTCCTGCACTCGGGGCACTGGTCCAAGCCGTTCACGCGCCTCATGGGCACCACCTGCACCCTGCGCTGGCGCAACGAGGCCGATCGAGAGCTGGTGTGGACGGTGAACCCCTCCCACCCGATCGCCGAGGGCGTGCCGCACCCGATCATCATCGACGAGCAGGAGATGTACGGGGAGCACTTCGACATCCCGGTGCCCGATGAGCTCGTGTTCGTCTCCTCCTTCAGCGGGGGAGAGGTGTTCCGCTCCGGCTGCACCTTCCGCCGCGGCAAGGGCAAGATCTTCTACTTCAGCCCCGGCGACCAGGACTACCCCGTCTACCAGCACACCGACGTGCGCCGCGTGATCGCCAACGGGGTGCAGTGGGCCCGCCCGGCGGTCGCCGACCGCCAGGTGCCCTTCCTCGACCGCTACGAGACGGAGTGGTTCACCACCGGCGCCTCCGGGCAGGGCGTGGGCGACGCGGCGGCAGCGGGGAAGGGCGAATGA
- a CDS encoding uncharacterized conserved protein (PFAM: Domain of unknown function (DUF1846)) codes for MTDSDSRSPASSTTSAPAAPGGGTIGFDREQYIELQSRHIQHRRDQIGGKLYLEMGGKLFDDHHASRVLPGFTPDNKIAMLHRLRDELEILVCLNAKDLERQKVRADLGIPYEDDVLRLIDVFREHGFLVENVVLTQLEESNHVAHAFIERLQRLGLKVARHTVIPGYPQDTARIVSPQGFGANEYTHTTRDLIVVTAPGPGSGKLATCLSQIYHDHQRGISSGYAKFETFPIWNLPLEHPVNLAYESATADLDDLNLIDPFHLAAYGKQVTSYNRDVEVFPLLRTLLERLTGASPYSSPTDMGVNLVGDCIVDDAVCREASRQEIIRRYYKALVHERINDEEDVVSQRIGMIMSKASCAPGDRAVVEPALSVEARTGEPGAAIQLGDGTIVAGKTSPLLGCSAAMLLNALKHLAGLADSVQLLSPTSIEPIQTLKTEHLGSRNPRLHTDEVLIALSVSASSDENARRALGQLRSLAGCDVHTTTILGTVDEDIFRNLGISVTSEPRFLHKALYHKR; via the coding sequence GTGACCGACTCGGATTCCCGTTCCCCCGCCTCGTCCACCACCTCCGCTCCGGCGGCCCCTGGAGGAGGCACGATCGGCTTCGACCGCGAGCAGTACATCGAGCTGCAGTCGCGCCACATCCAGCACCGCCGCGACCAGATCGGCGGGAAGCTGTACCTGGAGATGGGCGGCAAGCTCTTCGACGACCACCATGCCTCGCGCGTGCTGCCGGGCTTCACTCCGGACAACAAGATCGCGATGCTGCACCGGCTCAGGGACGAGCTGGAGATCCTGGTGTGCCTGAACGCGAAGGACCTCGAGCGGCAGAAGGTGCGCGCGGATCTCGGCATCCCCTACGAGGACGACGTGCTGCGGCTGATCGACGTGTTCCGCGAGCACGGCTTCCTGGTGGAGAACGTGGTGCTCACCCAGCTGGAGGAGTCCAATCATGTGGCGCACGCCTTCATCGAGCGGCTCCAGCGGCTGGGGCTGAAGGTAGCCCGGCACACCGTGATCCCGGGCTACCCGCAGGACACCGCCCGGATCGTCTCCCCGCAGGGCTTCGGCGCGAACGAGTACACGCACACCACGCGCGACCTGATCGTGGTGACCGCGCCGGGGCCGGGCTCCGGCAAGCTCGCCACCTGCCTCTCGCAGATCTACCACGACCACCAGCGCGGGATCAGCTCCGGCTACGCGAAGTTCGAGACCTTCCCGATATGGAACCTTCCGCTCGAGCACCCGGTGAACCTCGCCTACGAATCGGCGACCGCGGATCTCGACGACCTGAACCTCATCGATCCGTTCCACCTCGCCGCCTACGGCAAACAGGTCACCAGCTACAACCGGGACGTGGAGGTCTTCCCGCTGCTGCGCACCCTGCTCGAGCGCCTGACCGGCGCATCGCCCTACTCCTCCCCCACCGACATGGGTGTGAACCTGGTCGGGGACTGCATCGTGGACGACGCGGTGTGCCGGGAGGCGTCACGGCAGGAGATCATCCGCCGCTACTACAAGGCGCTCGTGCACGAGCGGATCAACGACGAGGAGGACGTGGTCTCCCAGCGGATCGGGATGATCATGTCCAAGGCGAGCTGCGCGCCGGGCGACCGCGCCGTGGTGGAGCCGGCCCTCTCGGTCGAGGCGCGCACCGGGGAGCCGGGGGCCGCCATCCAGCTCGGCGACGGGACGATCGTGGCGGGCAAGACCTCCCCTCTGCTGGGCTGCTCAGCGGCGATGCTGCTCAACGCGCTGAAGCACCTGGCCGGTCTGGCGGATTCCGTGCAGCTGCTCTCCCCCACCTCGATCGAGCCGATCCAGACCCTGAAGACGGAGCATCTGGGATCGCGCAACCCGCGCCTGCACACCGACGAGGTGCTCATCGCGCTGTCGGTCTCCGCCTCGAGCGATGAGAACGCCCGGCGTGCCCTGGGCCAGCTGCGCAGCCTCGCCGGCTGCGACGTGCACACGACCACGATCCTGGGCACGGTCGACGAGGACATCTTCCGCAACCTGGGGATCTCGGTGACCTCCGAGCCGCGCTTCCTGCACAAGGCGCTCTACCACAAGCGCTGA
- a CDS encoding predicted divalent heavy-metal cations transporter translates to MAPWMIALLAGLVAGGALLLGSAIAWFVKVPAKVVAGIMAFGAGVLISALTLELVSEAMDQGGLLATSGGFLAGAVIYVGLNILLARSGARHRKRSGDQQPSAQEDSGSGGAIAIGALLDGVPESMVLGLSVLGGPGLSVPMFAAVFISNVPEGLSSSAGWKRAGRGAGYVFGIWGAIALASGLAALAGFALLDGASPGTLAAVNALAAGAILAMITDTMIPEAFAEDSLYSGLLATLGFLAALTLHAMG, encoded by the coding sequence ATGGCCCCCTGGATGATCGCCCTGCTCGCTGGCCTGGTGGCCGGCGGTGCCCTGCTGCTCGGCAGCGCGATCGCCTGGTTCGTGAAGGTCCCCGCGAAGGTTGTCGCCGGGATCATGGCGTTCGGCGCCGGCGTGCTGATCTCGGCGCTCACCCTCGAGCTGGTCTCCGAGGCGATGGACCAGGGCGGGCTGCTCGCCACGAGCGGCGGCTTCCTCGCCGGTGCCGTCATCTACGTGGGGCTGAACATCCTGCTCGCCCGATCGGGCGCCCGCCACCGCAAGCGCTCCGGCGATCAGCAGCCCTCGGCGCAGGAGGACTCCGGCAGCGGGGGAGCGATCGCCATCGGTGCGCTGCTGGACGGCGTGCCCGAGTCGATGGTGCTGGGCCTCAGCGTCCTGGGCGGTCCCGGCCTCAGCGTGCCCATGTTCGCGGCCGTGTTCATCTCGAACGTCCCCGAGGGTCTCTCGAGCAGCGCGGGATGGAAGCGGGCCGGGCGCGGCGCCGGCTACGTGTTCGGGATCTGGGGCGCGATCGCCCTCGCCTCGGGGCTGGCGGCGCTGGCCGGTTTCGCACTGCTGGACGGCGCCTCGCCCGGGACCCTCGCCGCGGTGAACGCCCTGGCCGCAGGAGCGATCCTCGCCATGATCACCGACACCATGATCCCCGAGGCGTTCGCCGAGGACTCGCTGTACTCGGGACTGCTGGCGACGCTCGGCTTCCTCGCCGCCCTCACGCTGCACGCGATGGGGTGA
- a CDS encoding protein of unknown function (DUF1535) (PFAM: Domain of Unknown Function (DUF1535)): MESSVTSMPPSPQDPSSSDLPSGPEFSGPAHGAPPGEVPAPTAPARSGKKKGLIAAGCGCLALLVLAVGGCSALVFSGVGDDDPAASEETSAAEPAETPSDAAEASEDAPAEEAAEDETAAEDAPAEEEADEEPAEAPAEEDGADGDVPSDHASALKSAETYSDLMHMSKQGIFEQLTSEYGDQFSEEAAQYAVDTLDADWNDNALQSAESYSETMHMSKQGIFEQLTSEHGEQFTEEQAQHAIDTIEADWNENARQSALVYRDTMDMSPEAIRDQLSSPYGDQFTQEQADYAVEHLDD; this comes from the coding sequence ATGGAGTCCAGCGTGACGAGCATGCCCCCTTCTCCCCAGGATCCGAGCTCCTCGGACCTCCCCTCCGGCCCCGAGTTCTCAGGCCCTGCCCACGGCGCCCCACCCGGTGAGGTGCCCGCCCCGACCGCTCCCGCCAGGAGCGGGAAGAAGAAAGGTCTGATCGCGGCCGGATGCGGCTGCCTCGCCCTGCTCGTGCTCGCGGTCGGCGGCTGCTCGGCCCTGGTCTTCAGCGGCGTCGGCGACGACGATCCCGCTGCCTCCGAGGAGACGTCGGCCGCCGAGCCGGCGGAGACGCCGAGCGACGCCGCAGAGGCGAGCGAGGACGCGCCTGCTGAGGAGGCGGCGGAGGACGAGACCGCTGCGGAGGACGCTCCCGCCGAGGAGGAGGCCGACGAGGAGCCGGCAGAGGCCCCTGCGGAGGAGGACGGCGCCGACGGCGACGTCCCCTCCGACCACGCCTCTGCACTGAAGAGCGCCGAGACCTACTCCGATCTCATGCACATGTCGAAGCAGGGCATCTTCGAGCAGCTCACCTCCGAGTACGGGGACCAGTTCTCCGAGGAGGCCGCGCAGTACGCGGTCGACACCCTGGACGCGGACTGGAACGACAACGCGCTGCAGTCCGCGGAGAGCTACTCCGAGACCATGCACATGTCGAAGCAGGGCATCTTCGAGCAGCTCACCTCCGAGCACGGCGAGCAGTTCACCGAGGAGCAGGCGCAGCACGCGATCGACACGATCGAGGCGGACTGGAACGAGAACGCCCGCCAGTCCGCCCTCGTCTACCGGGACACGATGGACATGTCCCCGGAGGCGATCCGCGACCAGCTGTCCTCGCCCTACGGTGACCAGTTCACCCAGGAGCAGGCCGACTACGCAGTCGAGCACCTCGACGACTGA
- a CDS encoding transcriptional regulator (PFAM: Periplasmic binding proteins and sugar binding domain of the LacI family; Bacterial regulatory proteins, lacI family) — protein sequence MAQRPTMHDVAAKAGVSQAVVSLVLGGRYAGRASERTAERIREAADALGYRRNLQAKTLKTGVAEIIGLVGDEVATSPFSGQMIKGAQDLAWGEGNTLMTVDTGGDAALEAAAIETMLSHQVRGILYTAMYHRELEVPRAALETRAVTLNARDLTGSTPSVVPDEEKGGYDATRLLLEAGHTRIGMINIQPEEAIPAARDRRRGYQRALAEAGLPSSPELIIAGEGIHRSGDEGARALLALEEPVTAIFCGNDRTALGAYQALDELGLRIPEDISIVGFDDQDVLRDFFHPPLTTVQLPFLAMGEQAAALVLDPAAAAETHIIPCPVIHRGSVAPPKGR from the coding sequence ATGGCGCAGCGCCCCACCATGCACGACGTGGCCGCGAAGGCCGGCGTGTCCCAGGCCGTCGTCTCGCTCGTGCTCGGCGGCCGCTACGCCGGCCGCGCCTCGGAGCGCACCGCGGAGCGGATCCGCGAGGCGGCCGACGCCCTCGGCTACCGCCGGAACCTCCAGGCGAAGACCCTGAAGACGGGCGTCGCGGAGATCATCGGCCTGGTCGGCGACGAGGTCGCCACCTCCCCCTTCTCGGGGCAGATGATCAAGGGGGCCCAGGACCTCGCCTGGGGGGAGGGCAACACCCTCATGACGGTCGACACCGGCGGCGATGCCGCCCTCGAGGCCGCCGCGATCGAGACCATGCTCTCCCACCAGGTGCGCGGGATCCTCTACACGGCGATGTATCACCGCGAGCTCGAGGTGCCGCGCGCGGCCCTCGAGACCCGGGCCGTCACGCTCAATGCGCGCGATCTCACCGGGAGCACGCCGAGCGTCGTCCCGGATGAGGAGAAGGGCGGGTACGACGCGACCCGCCTCCTGCTCGAGGCGGGCCACACGCGCATCGGCATGATCAACATCCAACCCGAGGAGGCGATCCCTGCGGCGCGCGACCGCCGCCGCGGGTACCAGCGCGCCCTGGCCGAGGCCGGCCTCCCCTCCAGCCCGGAGCTGATCATCGCCGGCGAGGGCATCCACCGCAGCGGCGACGAGGGGGCGCGCGCCCTGCTCGCGCTCGAGGAGCCGGTCACAGCGATCTTCTGCGGGAACGACCGGACGGCGCTGGGCGCCTACCAGGCGCTCGACGAGCTCGGCCTGCGCATCCCCGAGGACATCTCGATCGTCGGCTTCGACGACCAGGACGTGCTGCGGGACTTCTTCCACCCTCCCCTGACCACCGTGCAGCTGCCCTTCCTCGCCATGGGCGAGCAGGCCGCGGCGCTCGTCCTGGATCCGGCAGCCGCTGCCGAGACCCACATCATCCCCTGCCCCGTGATCCACCGCGGATCCGTCGCTCCCCCGAAAGGACGCTGA
- a CDS encoding ABC-type polysaccharide transport system, permease component (PFAM: Binding-protein-dependent transport system inner membrane component), with translation MTTDTAVGPAPSQAPAPPEKAPRNAPRRSRLRRILQSWQLYVLLAPAVIYLIVFKYWPMYGAQIAFREYNPIDGFFWSPWVGLEHFETFISSFQFGRIVANTLTINTVGLLVAFPVPIILALIVNQLPSERFKRLTQTVLYSPSFISVVVVVGMIHLLFSPSSGLVNHMISAFGGEPIFFMGTPEWFRPLYIGSDVWQNAGFSMIIYLAALTAIDPSLHEAARMDGANRFQRIRHIDIPGILPVITILFILAVGNIFNLGFEKVYLMQTDLNLPTSEVINTYVYKVGLQGAQFSYSAAIGLFNSVLNLLLLVTFNWVAKKANQSSLW, from the coding sequence ATGACCACCGACACCGCCGTCGGCCCTGCACCATCGCAGGCCCCCGCACCGCCGGAGAAGGCGCCGAGGAACGCGCCTCGCCGCTCCCGGCTGCGACGCATCCTCCAGAGCTGGCAGTTATACGTACTACTCGCGCCGGCCGTCATCTACCTGATCGTGTTCAAGTACTGGCCGATGTACGGCGCGCAGATCGCGTTCCGCGAGTACAACCCGATCGACGGCTTCTTCTGGAGCCCCTGGGTGGGCCTGGAGCACTTCGAGACCTTCATCTCGAGCTTCCAGTTCGGGCGCATCGTCGCCAACACGCTGACGATCAACACCGTCGGCCTGCTGGTGGCGTTCCCGGTCCCGATCATCCTCGCGCTGATCGTCAACCAGCTGCCCAGCGAGCGCTTCAAGCGGCTCACCCAGACGGTCCTCTACTCCCCGTCGTTCATCTCGGTGGTGGTCGTGGTCGGCATGATCCACCTGCTGTTCTCGCCGAGCTCGGGCCTCGTCAACCACATGATCTCCGCCTTCGGCGGCGAGCCCATCTTCTTCATGGGCACCCCCGAGTGGTTCCGGCCGCTCTACATCGGCTCGGACGTGTGGCAGAACGCCGGCTTCTCGATGATCATCTACCTCGCCGCGCTCACCGCAATCGATCCCTCGCTCCACGAGGCCGCGCGCATGGACGGCGCGAACCGCTTCCAGCGGATCCGCCACATCGACATCCCCGGGATCCTGCCGGTGATCACGATCCTGTTCATCCTCGCCGTGGGCAACATCTTCAACCTCGGCTTCGAGAAGGTCTACCTGATGCAGACGGACCTGAACCTGCCCACCTCCGAGGTCATCAACACCTACGTGTACAAGGTCGGCCTGCAGGGCGCCCAGTTCAGCTACTCGGCGGCCATCGGGCTGTTCAACTCCGTCCTGAACCTCCTCCTTCTGGTGACCTTCAACTGGGTCGCGAAGAAGGCCAACCAGTCGAGCCTGTGGTGA
- a CDS encoding carbohydrate ABC transporter membrane protein (PFAM: Binding-protein-dependent transport system inner membrane component) → MTTSTRTLPSNRTFRPRPQNVVNRVADPLFVIITYGIIALAILLIVYPLYFIVIASISDPNLVQQGKVVLFPRGVTFDGYLTIFGTSTIVRGFMNSVMYTAVGTFISVAMILFGAYALARKDMPGRNVFMILFVVTMFFDGGMIARYLVVKELGMLDTMWAVVLPGAVGVWNLVIARTFFEQNLSPELREAAQLDGASDFRFFFSIALPLSKPLIVLMAMIHIVANWNAFFDAMIYLSDESKYPLQLILRNVLIQSQASASGMDMASMDSTAAAQKMGELLKYSMIVVSTIPLLVAFPFLQRYFIKGATLGALKS, encoded by the coding sequence ATGACGACATCCACCCGCACCCTGCCCAGCAACCGCACGTTCAGGCCCCGGCCGCAGAACGTCGTGAACCGCGTCGCGGACCCCCTGTTCGTGATCATCACGTACGGGATCATCGCGCTCGCGATCCTGCTCATCGTCTACCCGCTGTACTTCATCGTGATCGCCTCGATCTCGGATCCGAACCTCGTCCAGCAGGGCAAGGTCGTCCTCTTCCCGCGCGGCGTCACCTTCGACGGGTATCTCACGATCTTCGGCACCTCGACCATCGTGCGCGGCTTCATGAACTCCGTGATGTACACCGCGGTGGGCACCTTCATCAGCGTCGCGATGATCCTCTTCGGCGCCTACGCCCTGGCCCGCAAGGACATGCCCGGCCGGAACGTGTTCATGATCCTGTTCGTGGTCACGATGTTCTTCGACGGCGGCATGATCGCCCGGTACCTCGTGGTCAAGGAGCTGGGCATGCTCGACACGATGTGGGCCGTGGTGCTCCCCGGGGCGGTGGGGGTGTGGAACCTCGTCATCGCCCGCACCTTCTTCGAGCAGAACCTCTCCCCCGAGCTGAGGGAGGCGGCGCAGCTGGACGGCGCCTCCGACTTCCGCTTCTTCTTCAGCATCGCCCTGCCGCTGTCGAAGCCGCTCATCGTGCTCATGGCGATGATCCACATCGTCGCGAACTGGAACGCCTTCTTCGACGCGATGATCTACCTCAGCGACGAGTCGAAGTACCCCCTCCAGCTCATCCTGCGCAATGTGCTCATCCAGTCCCAGGCCTCCGCCTCCGGGATGGACATGGCGTCGATGGACTCCACGGCCGCGGCGCAGAAGATGGGCGAGCTGCTGAAGTACTCGATGATCGTGGTCTCCACGATCCCGCTGCTCGTCGCGTTCCCGTTCCTGCAGCGCTACTTCATCAAGGGTGCGACCCTCGGCGCGCTGAAGAGCTGA
- a CDS encoding ABC-type sugar transport system, periplasmic component (PFAM: Bacterial extracellular solute-binding protein), producing the protein MLSRRQFTLGATALSLTAGLAACGRPSATETEDKSSDVGLTDSGLPVVTGDLTLRFGGGKSALAPDYESMELVKTWTEDSAITIDWVNEPDEVWAEKKNLLMASGELPDALFNTGLSDAEIAKYGANGTLVALEEMIPEHAPTLHGILEERPDIRSAITASDGHIYSLPSVEELGLVEFPSMLFLNTDWLEQHGLDMPTTVDEYHETLLAFKEDGPSGVLPLSFMGAENIADLIAAIGGQADNPDHRIVQDGKVLFTADKDGFADAIATLHTWYREGLIDQESFAQDYVKFIAKGKADPQTLGSFFFWEITEVVGYERADQYQIVPIFPGPDGVQRACVANNQEINRDAFAISRTNEYAAATLRWADMLFDPVMSAQANWGPLGIAQEMNDDGMLEQIPVADGESEQERRVKVAPGGPKIITAEDFETVVLPEPRAAERQEQIAEFYEPHRANEKYPPVMLSVEELNEISTIEADVKTLVDEKISTWIVKGGIEEQWDGYVAQLESIGLPEMIEVYQTAYDRYIDNA; encoded by the coding sequence ATGCTGTCCCGTCGCCAATTCACCCTCGGTGCCACCGCCCTCTCCCTCACCGCCGGCCTCGCGGCCTGCGGCCGCCCCTCCGCGACCGAGACGGAGGACAAGTCCTCCGACGTCGGCCTCACCGACTCCGGCCTCCCGGTCGTCACCGGTGACCTCACCCTCCGCTTCGGGGGCGGGAAATCCGCCCTCGCCCCCGACTACGAGTCGATGGAGCTGGTCAAGACCTGGACCGAGGATTCAGCCATCACCATCGACTGGGTCAACGAGCCGGACGAGGTCTGGGCCGAGAAGAAGAACCTCCTGATGGCCAGCGGCGAGCTGCCCGACGCCCTGTTCAACACGGGGCTCTCCGACGCCGAGATCGCGAAGTACGGCGCCAACGGCACGCTCGTCGCCCTCGAGGAGATGATCCCCGAGCACGCCCCCACCCTCCACGGCATCCTCGAGGAGCGCCCTGACATCCGCTCCGCGATCACCGCCTCGGACGGCCACATCTACTCGCTGCCCAGCGTCGAGGAGCTCGGACTCGTCGAATTCCCGAGCATGCTCTTCCTCAACACCGACTGGCTCGAGCAGCACGGCCTCGACATGCCGACCACGGTGGACGAGTACCACGAGACGCTGCTGGCCTTCAAGGAGGACGGCCCCTCGGGCGTCCTGCCCCTGTCCTTCATGGGGGCCGAGAACATCGCGGATCTCATCGCGGCGATCGGCGGCCAGGCCGACAACCCCGACCACCGCATCGTCCAGGACGGCAAGGTCCTGTTCACGGCGGACAAGGACGGCTTCGCCGACGCGATCGCCACCCTCCACACCTGGTACCGCGAGGGCCTCATCGACCAGGAATCCTTCGCCCAGGACTACGTCAAGTTCATCGCGAAGGGCAAGGCGGATCCGCAGACTCTCGGCTCCTTCTTCTTCTGGGAGATCACCGAGGTGGTCGGCTACGAGCGCGCCGATCAGTACCAGATCGTGCCGATCTTCCCCGGCCCCGACGGCGTGCAGCGGGCCTGCGTCGCCAACAACCAGGAGATCAACCGCGACGCCTTCGCGATCAGCCGCACCAACGAGTACGCCGCGGCGACGCTGCGCTGGGCCGACATGCTCTTCGACCCCGTCATGAGCGCGCAGGCGAACTGGGGTCCGCTCGGCATCGCCCAGGAGATGAACGACGACGGGATGCTCGAGCAGATCCCCGTCGCCGACGGCGAGAGCGAACAGGAGCGCCGCGTGAAGGTCGCCCCGGGCGGCCCGAAGATCATCACCGCGGAGGACTTCGAGACCGTCGTGCTGCCCGAGCCGCGCGCCGCCGAGCGCCAGGAGCAGATCGCCGAGTTCTACGAACCGCACCGTGCGAACGAGAAGTACCCGCCGGTGATGCTGTCGGTCGAGGAGCTGAACGAGATCAGCACCATCGAGGCCGACGTGAAGACCCTCGTGGACGAGAAGATCTCGACCTGGATCGTCAAGGGCGGCATCGAGGAGCAGTGGGACGGCTACGTCGCCCAGCTCGAATCGATCGGCCTGCCCGAGATGATCGAGGTCTACCAGACCGCCTACGACCGCTACATCGACAACGCCTGA